Proteins from a single region of Verrucosispora sp. NA02020:
- a CDS encoding MBL fold metallo-hydrolase yields MGGHVTGAVSALASELPEWVTLLRAPNPGPMTLDGTNTWLLRAPGAAYGVVVDPGPADEDHLAAIAQWGPVGLVLITHGHPDHTEASPRLHEMLGGAPVRAADPAHSIGGPALDPAGDVDGHGLTIRLVPTPGHTADSVCFLVEHDGRQVVLTGDTILGRGTTVVAHPDGHLGDYLASLELLATYRGIPALPGHGPALADCGAAADFYLAHRRARLDQVRAARDGGARTPAEVVAVVYADVDRSLWWAAEWSVRAQLEYLGRESEGDAARLDRP; encoded by the coding sequence ATGGGAGGGCATGTGACGGGGGCGGTGAGCGCCCTCGCCAGCGAGTTGCCGGAGTGGGTGACGCTGCTGCGGGCACCAAATCCGGGGCCGATGACGCTGGACGGCACCAACACCTGGCTGCTGCGCGCCCCGGGCGCGGCGTACGGCGTCGTGGTCGACCCGGGGCCGGCCGACGAGGACCACCTGGCCGCGATCGCGCAGTGGGGACCGGTCGGCCTGGTGCTGATCACCCACGGGCATCCGGACCACACCGAAGCCTCGCCGCGCCTGCACGAGATGCTCGGCGGTGCACCGGTACGCGCCGCCGACCCGGCGCACAGCATCGGCGGTCCGGCACTCGATCCCGCCGGAGACGTGGACGGGCACGGGCTGACGATCCGGCTCGTACCCACCCCCGGGCACACCGCCGACTCGGTCTGCTTCCTGGTCGAGCACGATGGCCGGCAGGTGGTCCTGACCGGCGACACCATTCTCGGGCGGGGCACCACCGTGGTCGCTCATCCGGACGGCCACCTCGGCGACTACCTGGCCAGCCTGGAACTGCTCGCCACGTACCGGGGGATCCCGGCGTTGCCGGGCCACGGGCCGGCGCTGGCCGACTGCGGCGCCGCCGCCGACTTCTACCTGGCCCACCGGCGGGCCCGCCTGGACCAGGTCCGGGCGGCGCGCGACGGTGGGGCGCGGACCCCGGCCGAGGTGGTCGCCGTCGTCTACGCCGACGTGGACCGGTCGCTCTGGTGGGCGGCGGAGTGGTCCGTGCGCGCCCAACTGG
- a CDS encoding RidA family protein, which produces MSNGPHGKLAELGLELPEVVPPVASYVPAVQSGQHVYVSGQLPMAEGKLLATGKVGAGVSADQAKQLAERCALNALAAIDSLVGLENVVKIVKLTGFVASAPGFTGQPGVINGASDLFGAVFGEAGRHARSAVGVAELPLDAPVEVEVIVEVA; this is translated from the coding sequence GTGAGCAACGGACCGCACGGGAAGTTGGCGGAACTCGGGCTGGAGCTGCCGGAGGTGGTCCCGCCGGTGGCGAGCTACGTCCCGGCGGTGCAGTCCGGCCAGCACGTGTACGTCTCCGGGCAACTCCCGATGGCCGAGGGCAAGCTGCTGGCCACCGGCAAGGTCGGTGCCGGCGTCTCCGCCGACCAGGCCAAGCAGCTCGCCGAGCGGTGCGCCCTCAACGCGCTCGCCGCGATCGACTCGCTGGTCGGCCTGGAGAACGTCGTCAAGATCGTCAAGTTGACCGGCTTCGTGGCCAGCGCCCCCGGCTTCACCGGTCAGCCCGGCGTCATCAACGGAGCGTCCGACCTGTTCGGCGCCGTGTTCGGTGAGGCCGGTCGGCACGCCCGGTCGGCCGTCGGCGTGGCCGAGCTGCCGCTGGACGCGCCGGTCGAGGTCGAGGTCATCGTCGAGGTCGCCTGA
- a CDS encoding DUF4177 domain-containing protein, whose product MQKWEYATVPLLVHATKQILDNWGEDGWELVSVVPGPNPEQLVAYLKRPKA is encoded by the coding sequence ATGCAGAAGTGGGAATACGCCACGGTCCCGCTGCTGGTCCACGCGACCAAGCAGATCCTCGACAACTGGGGTGAGGACGGCTGGGAACTGGTCTCCGTCGTACCCGGGCCGAACCCGGAGCAGCTCGTCGCCTACCTCAAGCGCCCGAAGGCATAA
- a CDS encoding ArsA-related P-loop ATPase — protein sequence MGAAQRPADRAGTEWPARLHVVTGKGGTGKTSVAAALALALAAGGRRTLLVEVEGRQGIAQLFGTDPLPYAERRLADAADGGEMWALTVDAEEALLEYLDMFYKLGAAGRALRKLGAIDFATTIAPGLRDVLLTGKVKEATTRRVEQRRVYDAVVLDAPPTGRIARFLNVTAETARLAKVGPIKTQSEGVSVLLRSPMTAVHVVTLLEEMPVQETVDAIAELASLGFGVGRLIVNGTRPPLPAGRMVTEAELERGLRAAGLSADRRVLAGLRDEARDQAVRRDLEDSLRADLAELDVPLVELPLLPDGVDRAGLDVLAAALVKGD from the coding sequence GTGGGAGCAGCGCAGCGCCCGGCCGACCGGGCCGGCACGGAGTGGCCCGCCCGACTGCACGTGGTGACCGGCAAGGGCGGCACGGGCAAGACCAGCGTGGCCGCCGCCCTGGCCCTGGCCCTGGCCGCCGGTGGGCGGCGCACACTGCTGGTCGAGGTGGAGGGGCGGCAGGGCATCGCCCAGCTCTTCGGCACCGACCCGTTGCCGTACGCCGAGCGGCGTCTGGCCGACGCGGCGGACGGCGGTGAGATGTGGGCGCTCACGGTGGACGCCGAGGAGGCCCTGCTGGAGTACCTGGACATGTTCTACAAGCTGGGTGCCGCCGGCCGGGCGCTGCGCAAGCTCGGCGCGATCGACTTCGCCACCACCATCGCCCCCGGCCTGCGCGACGTGCTGCTCACCGGCAAGGTCAAGGAGGCCACCACCCGCAGGGTCGAGCAACGGCGGGTGTACGACGCGGTGGTGCTGGACGCCCCGCCGACCGGCCGGATCGCGCGCTTCCTGAACGTGACCGCGGAGACCGCCCGGCTGGCCAAGGTCGGCCCGATCAAGACCCAGAGCGAGGGGGTCTCGGTGCTGCTGCGGTCGCCGATGACCGCCGTGCACGTGGTGACGCTGTTGGAGGAGATGCCGGTCCAGGAGACCGTCGACGCGATCGCCGAGCTGGCCTCGCTCGGTTTCGGGGTGGGCCGGTTGATCGTCAACGGGACCCGGCCGCCGCTGCCGGCGGGACGGATGGTCACCGAGGCGGAACTGGAGCGGGGGCTGCGCGCCGCCGGGTTGTCCGCCGACCGGCGCGTCCTCGCCGGGTTGCGCGACGAGGCACGTGACCAGGCCGTCCGCCGGGATCTGGAGGACTCGCTCCGCGCCGATCTGGCGGAACTCGACGTGCCCCTGGTGGAGCTGCCCCTGCTGCCCGACGGGGTGGACCGCGCCGGCCTGGACGTGCTCGCCGCAGCCCTGGTGAAGGGCGATTGA
- a CDS encoding ArsA-related P-loop ATPase, whose product MVPSDNAAPPLDVDRILADSGVRIVVCCGAGGVGKTTTAAALALRAAERHGRRTVVLTIDPARRLAQSLGLTELDNTPRQVKGIDVEESGGELHAMMLDMKRTFDDVVLAHTDPTKAAEIFANPFYQAMSSTFAGTQEYMAMEKLGQLHARGDWDLIVVDTPPSRSALDFLDAPARLSRFLDGRMLRLLLAPARTGGRSMFSLVTASFGMFSRVVQKILGAQLLTDLSGFVAALDSMFGGFRQRAEQTYRILQANETAFLLVAAPEPDAVREAAYFAGRLREENMPLAGLVLNRVHRPADTGLDASASRAAADRLASTGGHEGVVEVLRAHAALSEQAVREKRVAARFTEAFPQVPAVSVTAQPADVHDVDGLRTIGAAIGRS is encoded by the coding sequence ATGGTGCCTTCCGACAACGCCGCACCGCCGCTGGACGTCGACCGGATCCTGGCCGATTCCGGCGTACGGATCGTGGTCTGCTGCGGTGCGGGCGGGGTGGGTAAGACGACCACGGCCGCCGCGCTCGCACTCCGTGCGGCCGAGCGACACGGTCGCCGTACGGTGGTGCTCACCATCGACCCGGCCCGCCGGCTGGCCCAGTCGCTCGGCCTGACCGAGCTGGACAACACGCCCCGGCAGGTGAAGGGGATCGACGTCGAGGAGAGCGGCGGCGAGTTGCACGCCATGATGCTCGACATGAAGCGCACCTTCGACGACGTGGTGCTCGCGCACACCGACCCGACGAAGGCCGCCGAGATCTTCGCGAACCCCTTCTACCAGGCGATGAGTTCCACCTTCGCCGGTACGCAGGAGTACATGGCGATGGAGAAGCTGGGCCAGTTGCACGCACGGGGCGACTGGGACCTGATCGTGGTGGACACCCCACCGTCGCGGTCGGCGCTGGACTTCCTGGACGCGCCGGCCCGACTGTCCCGGTTCCTCGACGGACGGATGCTGCGCCTGTTGCTGGCCCCGGCGCGGACCGGCGGGCGCAGCATGTTCAGCCTGGTCACCGCCTCGTTCGGGATGTTCTCCCGAGTGGTGCAGAAGATCCTCGGCGCGCAGTTGCTGACCGACCTGTCCGGCTTCGTGGCCGCGCTCGACTCGATGTTCGGCGGGTTCCGGCAGCGGGCGGAGCAGACGTACCGCATCCTCCAGGCGAACGAGACGGCGTTCCTGCTGGTCGCGGCCCCGGAGCCGGACGCGGTCCGGGAGGCCGCCTACTTCGCCGGACGCCTGCGGGAGGAGAACATGCCGCTGGCCGGTCTCGTGCTCAACCGAGTGCACCGCCCGGCCGACACCGGGTTGGACGCGTCGGCCAGCCGGGCCGCCGCCGACCGGCTGGCCTCGACCGGGGGCCACGAGGGCGTCGTCGAGGTGTTGCGGGCCCACGCGGCCCTGTCCGAGCAGGCGGTTCGCGAGAAGCGTGTGGCGGCACGGTTCACCGAGGCGTTTCCGCAGGTGCCGGCGGTCTCGGTGACGGCACAGCCCGCCGACGTGCACGACGTCGACGGGCTGCGGACGATCGGTGCGGCGATCGGCCGCTCCTGA
- a CDS encoding WhiB family transcriptional regulator, which yields MGMITDWPSLAACQNGDPDALFVQGAEQNVAKRICRSCPVRYECLADALDNRIEFGVWGGMTERERRALLRRHPQVTSWRKMFEAAMKKNAKDKVGKDKILATT from the coding sequence ATGGGCATGATCACTGACTGGCCGTCGTTGGCGGCATGTCAGAACGGGGACCCGGACGCGTTGTTCGTACAGGGCGCCGAACAGAACGTGGCCAAGCGGATCTGCCGGAGTTGCCCAGTCCGCTACGAGTGCCTGGCCGACGCGCTGGACAACCGCATCGAGTTCGGCGTCTGGGGCGGCATGACCGAACGCGAACGCCGGGCACTGCTGCGTCGGCACCCGCAGGTCACCAGCTGGCGCAAGATGTTCGAGGCGGCGATGAAGAAGAACGCCAAGGACAAGGTCGGCAAGGACAAGATTCTCGCCACCACCTGA
- a CDS encoding transglycosylase domain-containing protein, whose amino-acid sequence MRKRDHNILTNAASLLICGLLAGVVVAAAAFPAVAMSGLAAKAGAETFGALPKELTVSRAPQISYLLASDKKTPLATMYDENRRDIKFADIGENMRNAIIAAEDHDFYNHNGVDLNGVARAFVNNSAAGNDRQGASTLTMQYVRMGIAYSATHPADVVAATEDTSARKLREMNYALQIEKTLTKDQILESYLNLAAFGNGAYGVYAASQVYFSKPPKDLTVDEAAMLAGLVKAPTSFDPTTKSGYPQAVARRDYVIDNMVKTGAVTQEDADKAKAVKLVVKGKRAPNGCVATNKNAWGFFCDYFYRWWMSQETFGSTTYDRERRLKSGGYTIITTLDKQAQEGADRAVRKAKSVKSKEAAMIAVVEPGTGRVRALSVNRNFKLDNPNKPKNLPHSDPKQRGNGKLGNYPNTVNPLLTGGDGITGYQAGSVFKIFTIVAALEKGIPLSYTINAPQQFKSEYIISPSSPAACEGTHFYCPTNSNLQPGGVKDMWSAFSASTNTYFVPLQQQVGAANVVDVAKRLGIQFREREDADLARTKESANQWGAFTLGVSQVTPLELANSYATLAADGKYCEPTPVQEIRDLDKNKLDVANPRCEKRISTDVARAAVDAARCPVGDNSPTTKCGSSRTSPQTKVVVNAPVAGKSGTTDSEKTASLVAMTKQYAVAGIMADPDWPQTNVKMRHNAADGINPPVNETLRDAMKGKKRINFDPPGKKISEGDQRSIPGVKCLSVDEARSRISGAGFQPVVSSNRVTSECAAGTAAGTSPDGRTIKNGIVTILVSAGGGGSNAGNGPPGGTPSSPGRPPGRPGG is encoded by the coding sequence ATGCGGAAACGTGACCACAACATTCTGACCAACGCCGCATCGCTGCTCATCTGTGGGTTGTTGGCCGGCGTAGTGGTCGCCGCAGCGGCATTCCCCGCGGTGGCGATGTCTGGCCTGGCCGCCAAGGCCGGCGCGGAGACCTTCGGCGCGCTGCCGAAGGAACTGACGGTGTCCCGCGCCCCCCAGATCAGCTACCTGCTGGCGTCCGACAAGAAGACACCACTGGCCACGATGTACGACGAGAACCGGCGGGACATCAAGTTCGCCGACATCGGCGAGAACATGCGCAACGCGATCATCGCGGCCGAGGACCACGACTTCTACAACCACAACGGGGTCGACCTCAACGGCGTCGCCCGCGCCTTCGTCAACAACAGCGCCGCCGGCAACGACCGGCAGGGCGCCTCGACGCTGACCATGCAGTACGTCCGGATGGGCATCGCGTACTCGGCGACGCACCCGGCCGACGTGGTCGCCGCGACTGAGGACACCAGCGCCCGCAAGCTGCGCGAGATGAACTACGCGTTGCAGATCGAGAAGACGCTCACCAAGGACCAGATCCTGGAGAGCTACCTCAACCTCGCCGCGTTCGGCAACGGCGCGTACGGCGTCTACGCCGCCAGCCAGGTCTACTTCAGCAAGCCGCCGAAGGACCTGACGGTCGACGAGGCCGCCATGCTGGCCGGCCTCGTGAAGGCGCCGACCTCGTTCGACCCGACCACCAAGAGCGGCTACCCGCAGGCGGTCGCCCGGCGCGACTACGTGATCGACAACATGGTCAAGACCGGTGCCGTCACCCAGGAGGACGCCGACAAGGCCAAGGCCGTCAAGCTGGTGGTCAAGGGCAAGCGGGCGCCGAACGGCTGCGTCGCGACGAACAAGAACGCCTGGGGCTTCTTCTGCGACTACTTCTACCGCTGGTGGATGTCGCAGGAGACGTTCGGCTCGACCACGTACGACCGGGAGCGGCGGCTCAAGAGCGGCGGCTACACGATCATCACCACCCTGGACAAGCAGGCCCAGGAGGGCGCCGACAGGGCGGTCCGCAAGGCCAAGTCGGTGAAGTCCAAGGAAGCCGCGATGATCGCGGTGGTCGAGCCCGGCACCGGCCGGGTCCGTGCCCTCTCGGTCAACCGCAACTTCAAGCTGGACAACCCGAACAAGCCGAAGAACCTGCCGCACAGCGACCCCAAGCAACGCGGGAACGGCAAGCTCGGCAACTATCCGAACACGGTCAACCCGCTGCTGACCGGCGGTGACGGGATCACCGGCTACCAGGCCGGCTCGGTCTTCAAGATCTTCACGATCGTGGCCGCGCTGGAGAAGGGCATCCCGCTCAGCTACACCATCAACGCGCCGCAGCAGTTCAAGTCGGAGTACATCATCAGCCCCAGCAGCCCGGCCGCCTGCGAGGGTACGCACTTCTACTGTCCGACCAACTCGAACCTTCAGCCCGGTGGCGTGAAGGACATGTGGAGCGCCTTCTCGGCCTCGACCAACACGTACTTCGTCCCGCTGCAACAGCAGGTGGGCGCGGCGAACGTGGTGGACGTGGCCAAGCGCCTGGGCATCCAGTTCCGGGAGCGCGAGGACGCGGACCTCGCGCGCACCAAGGAGTCGGCGAACCAGTGGGGCGCCTTCACGCTCGGCGTCTCGCAGGTCACCCCGCTGGAGTTGGCCAACTCCTACGCCACGCTGGCCGCCGACGGCAAGTACTGCGAGCCGACCCCGGTGCAGGAGATCCGCGATCTCGACAAGAACAAGCTGGACGTGGCGAACCCGCGCTGCGAGAAGCGGATCAGCACGGACGTGGCCCGGGCGGCCGTGGACGCGGCCCGCTGCCCGGTCGGCGACAACTCCCCCACCACCAAGTGTGGTAGCAGCCGGACGTCCCCGCAGACCAAGGTCGTCGTCAACGCTCCGGTCGCCGGCAAGTCCGGCACCACCGACTCCGAGAAGACCGCCTCCCTGGTCGCGATGACCAAGCAGTACGCGGTCGCCGGCATCATGGCCGACCCGGACTGGCCGCAGACCAACGTCAAGATGAGGCACAACGCGGCGGACGGCATCAACCCGCCGGTCAACGAGACGCTGCGGGACGCCATGAAGGGCAAGAAGAGGATCAACTTCGACCCACCCGGCAAGAAGATCTCCGAGGGCGACCAGCGCAGCATCCCCGGCGTCAAGTGCCTCTCCGTCGACGAGGCCAGATCACGCATCTCCGGTGCCGGGTTCCAGCCGGTCGTCTCCAGCAACCGGGTCACCTCGGAATGCGCGGCGGGCACCGCGGCCGGCACCAGCCCTGACGGTCGCACCATCAAGAACGGGATCGTGACGATCCTGGTCAGCGCCGGTGGTGGCGGAAGCAACGCCGGTAACGGCCCTCCGGGTGGTACGCCGAGCAGTCCCGGTCGACCGCCGGGCAGACCTGGCGGCTGA
- a CDS encoding GatB/YqeY domain-containing protein encodes MSTLKDRLTADMRAALKARDELTTSTLRMALAAVGTAEVSGKAKRELSDDEVLGVLTKEAKKRREAATAFADAGRAEQSAKETAEGEVLERYLPKQLSDAELTELVAGALAGGGFTGKAQMGPAMKAAQAATAGRAEGGRVAAEVRRQLGL; translated from the coding sequence ATGAGCACGCTGAAGGACCGCCTCACCGCCGACATGCGCGCCGCCCTCAAGGCCCGCGACGAGCTGACCACCTCCACCCTGCGGATGGCTCTGGCCGCCGTGGGCACGGCCGAGGTCTCCGGCAAGGCCAAGCGTGAGCTCAGCGACGACGAGGTGCTGGGCGTGCTGACCAAGGAGGCCAAGAAGCGCCGCGAGGCGGCCACCGCCTTCGCCGACGCGGGTCGCGCCGAGCAGTCCGCCAAGGAGACCGCCGAGGGCGAGGTGCTGGAGCGCTACCTGCCGAAGCAGCTCTCCGACGCCGAGCTGACCGAGCTTGTCGCGGGGGCACTCGCCGGGGGCGGGTTCACCGGCAAGGCACAGATGGGCCCGGCCATGAAGGCGGCCCAGGCTGCGACGGCCGGCCGGGCCGAGGGCGGTCGGGTTGCCGCCGAGGTACGCCGACAGCTCGGTCTCTGA
- a CDS encoding metallophosphoesterase, producing MRKRTLFRLATATVATGAAALAYASLVERNMFTLRRFDVPVLPTGTEPLRVLHLSDLHMTPNQVRKQNWVASLAALDPDLVVVTGDNMAHPGAVPGVLRALQPLLDYPGAFVFGSNDYTGPVLKNPFSYFLPDREYTEGVELPYEELRDVFSGAGWTDLNNRRVTLKAGGRTIDMAGVDDPHIERDDYPSVAGPVSASADLSIALTHSPEPALLDEMAADGFGLLLAGHTHGGQVCVPGVGALVTNCGLPRSMAKGLHRWPGSDSWLHVSAGLGTHPTAPVRFACPPEATLLTLIPR from the coding sequence ATGCGAAAGCGCACACTATTCCGGCTCGCGACCGCCACCGTCGCGACGGGCGCCGCCGCCCTGGCGTACGCGTCCCTCGTCGAGCGCAACATGTTCACCCTCCGGCGCTTCGACGTCCCGGTGCTGCCGACCGGCACCGAGCCGCTGCGCGTCCTGCACCTCTCCGACCTGCACATGACCCCCAACCAGGTACGCAAGCAGAACTGGGTGGCCTCGTTGGCCGCCCTCGACCCCGACCTGGTCGTGGTCACCGGTGACAACATGGCCCACCCGGGGGCGGTGCCGGGTGTCCTGCGGGCGCTGCAACCGCTGCTCGACTACCCGGGTGCCTTCGTCTTCGGCTCCAACGACTACACCGGGCCGGTGCTGAAGAACCCGTTCAGCTACTTCCTGCCCGACCGGGAGTACACCGAGGGCGTCGAGCTGCCCTACGAGGAGCTGCGCGACGTCTTCAGCGGGGCGGGCTGGACCGACCTGAACAACCGGCGGGTGACGCTCAAGGCCGGTGGCCGGACGATCGACATGGCCGGCGTGGACGACCCGCACATCGAACGCGACGACTACCCCTCGGTGGCCGGTCCGGTCTCCGCCTCGGCCGATCTCTCCATCGCCCTGACCCACTCCCCCGAACCGGCGCTGCTCGACGAGATGGCCGCCGACGGCTTCGGGCTGCTGCTCGCCGGGCACACCCACGGCGGCCAGGTGTGCGTACCGGGTGTGGGCGCGCTGGTGACCAACTGCGGGCTGCCCCGGTCGATGGCCAAGGGCCTGCACCGCTGGCCCGGCTCGGACTCCTGGCTGCACGTCTCCGCCGGCCTCGGTACCCATCCGACCGCCCCGGTCCGGTTCGCCTGCCCGCCCGAGGCCACCCTGCTCACCCTCATCCCCCGCTGA
- a CDS encoding Inducer of phenazine A, with amino-acid sequence MSYVMHFHRVHYRSPVINTDRLGFRISHGADGYASAGGEPADGPIRLLAGSSMAMGIGATCDQATLASRLWTAHAPSLPWLNFAGRSHSSAQELLLFLFYRHLLPPVEEIVIVSGLNNLALARLPAAQRGDDGAFFNCGDFFGQMDKLRSQHRTHPFGSGTSSNGGDEPVRPLEVRIADAAALTVRHLESWKQLAAATDTRITFVLQPLATWVRETAAPPEKCLFDELDKISNFWELFGDIATRESVRRYAELLQLGCEKIDVGFLDINPLLATSVKDDSWLFVNRAHMTDHGLDLVARLLAEQLNFSS; translated from the coding sequence ATGTCCTATGTGATGCATTTTCACCGCGTGCACTACCGCTCTCCCGTCATCAATACGGATCGTCTCGGTTTTCGCATCTCGCACGGCGCCGACGGGTACGCCTCGGCGGGCGGGGAGCCGGCCGACGGCCCGATCCGGTTGTTGGCCGGCAGTTCCATGGCGATGGGCATCGGAGCCACCTGCGACCAGGCGACACTCGCCTCGCGACTGTGGACCGCCCACGCACCGTCGCTGCCCTGGTTGAACTTCGCGGGACGCAGCCATTCCTCGGCCCAGGAGCTGCTGCTCTTCCTCTTCTACCGGCATCTGCTGCCGCCGGTGGAGGAGATCGTGATCGTGTCCGGGCTCAACAACCTGGCCCTGGCGCGCCTACCCGCCGCCCAGCGCGGCGACGACGGCGCGTTCTTCAACTGCGGTGACTTCTTCGGCCAGATGGACAAGCTCAGGTCCCAGCACCGGACGCATCCCTTCGGCTCCGGCACCTCGTCGAACGGCGGCGACGAACCGGTCCGCCCGCTGGAGGTACGCATCGCGGACGCCGCCGCGCTGACCGTGCGGCACCTGGAGTCGTGGAAGCAACTCGCCGCCGCGACCGACACCAGGATCACGTTCGTGCTGCAACCGCTGGCAACCTGGGTACGCGAGACGGCCGCGCCACCGGAGAAGTGCCTCTTCGACGAGCTGGACAAGATCTCGAACTTCTGGGAGTTGTTCGGCGACATCGCCACCCGGGAATCGGTCCGCAGATATGCGGAGCTGCTGCAACTGGGCTGCGAGAAGATCGACGTCGGGTTTCTGGACATCAACCCCCTCCTCGCGACCAGCGTCAAGGACGACAGCTGGCTGTTTGTCAACCGGGCCCACATGACCGACCACGGGTTAGACCTGGTGGCCCGGCTGTTGGCCGAACAGTTGAATTTCTCGTCCTAG